A window of Fodinibius salinus contains these coding sequences:
- a CDS encoding CvfB family protein produces the protein MLNLGTFQTLNVARQTDHGYYLQNTSHKGDDEVLLPTSLADRELQKGENVRVFLYKDGEERLTATMQQPKITRDSIAFLRVKEVNKIGAFLDWGLDKDLFVPHSEQLDSMNENQSYLVWMYLDEKTDRLVASEKLDHFLDNSEITVEEHEEVNLWIRKKTDLGYKVVINEKYDGLIYHNEFYRDVHYGDKTTGYIKQIRSDNKIDVTLRPIGYDKVEPNAQHILDRLQQVGGYLDLHDKSDPDEIQNRLEMSKKTFKKAIGRLYKKEIIRIEDDGIYLQD, from the coding sequence ATGTTGAATCTCGGAACTTTTCAAACGCTCAACGTAGCACGACAAACCGATCATGGCTACTATCTGCAAAACACCTCCCACAAAGGTGACGATGAAGTACTACTTCCCACTTCTCTTGCAGACCGAGAGCTACAAAAAGGAGAAAATGTACGCGTTTTTCTGTATAAAGATGGCGAAGAGCGGCTTACTGCCACCATGCAACAACCCAAAATTACCCGGGACAGTATAGCCTTTCTGCGGGTTAAAGAAGTGAATAAAATTGGGGCATTTTTAGACTGGGGGCTTGATAAAGATCTTTTCGTACCCCACAGCGAGCAACTGGACTCCATGAACGAAAATCAATCATACCTCGTCTGGATGTATCTCGATGAAAAGACAGATCGGCTGGTTGCCTCAGAAAAACTTGATCACTTTCTGGATAACAGCGAAATCACCGTTGAAGAACATGAAGAAGTTAATCTATGGATACGAAAGAAAACTGATCTGGGATATAAAGTAGTGATCAATGAAAAATACGATGGACTTATCTATCACAATGAGTTCTACCGAGATGTACATTACGGCGACAAAACCACAGGCTATATCAAGCAGATTCGTTCTGATAACAAAATTGATGTTACACTACGTCCCATTGGATATGACAAGGTAGAACCCAACGCCCAACATATTCTTGATCGACTACAACAAGTAGGCGGCTATCTGGATTTGCATGACAAAAGTGATCCCGACGAGATTCAAAATCGTCTGGAGATGAGTAAAAAAACATTCAAAAAAGCAATCGGACGACTCTATAAAAAAGAGATTATCCGTATTGAAGATGATGGAATATACCTTCAAGATTAA
- a CDS encoding UPF0182 family protein has product MGNGITKKIYWILIPFLILLGLVGISSDWIVELLWLENLGFSQVFWTIKITQVLLLGAALVVSLLYVLPNMRTLGNNFSTMHFGQSPLAQLKLDEVNPQKIKNTFYSVGAVISGFFSLAFFMRWDTYFRFHWNETVGQLDPIFGHDIGFYLFRLPFIELIQTSLTSLVFFVTIATIILYVYAGALSISSGKTITAPANIKKHISINLGVWLLLLSWGYYLERYNLLYNSNGAVYGAGYIDINVRMPVLWILSALCFILAVFAFYQLYKNRIKWLLVGGITTIIIGVVGSGLLPGMIQQFVVEPSELQLEKPYIKHSISQTRKAYKLDEMKTQSYSGQPAKKMSWPTIQKNEQIIENIRLWDPRLLIQTYRQLQEIRLYYQFFNVDVDRYQTDEGYMQMMVAARELSEELPEQANTWVNRRLQYTHGYGLVMSPVAQEGSQGGDPRLTIKDIPPVSDMGLNVDKPAIYFGEHNADYKIVNTNVRELDYPQGDKNVYANYQGSSGVNIGSFFSKLLFAWHFGDMNILFTDYINDNSKVIFWKRIQDRVKRIAPFLRLEDNPYIVLDNGKLYWMQDAYTTSADYPYSEPYNNDYNYIRNSVKVVVDAYNGSVDFYVSNEEDPVLNVYRDIFPEMFKPMSEMPGTLKQHVRYPIHYFKAQIEKYNEYHMTEPQVFYNNEDLWTRPNEKYGGSSIKMEPYYVLTKLPGQQELQYLLISPLTPNNRDNMIGWMAANSDDPNYGEVSVYQLPKERLILGPAQIEARIDQDTEISRQLALWDQRGSRVIRGNLMVIPIENSFIYVEPVFLIAEGVDIPQLQRVIATSGDKIAMQPTLWESIEALYGKKRQRIAAAPVDTAASRPAQSVSSASAETISKLQQLWDEARQALQNGDWEKYGSTMKEMEDLLSEQN; this is encoded by the coding sequence ATGGGCAATGGTATTACTAAAAAAATTTACTGGATTCTTATTCCTTTCCTCATCCTATTAGGTTTGGTGGGCATATCTTCTGACTGGATCGTAGAATTACTCTGGCTCGAGAATCTTGGCTTCAGTCAGGTTTTCTGGACAATAAAAATTACGCAGGTATTACTGCTTGGTGCTGCTCTTGTTGTATCGCTTCTTTATGTACTACCGAACATGAGGACGCTGGGTAACAATTTCAGCACCATGCATTTTGGGCAGTCTCCGCTGGCACAGCTCAAACTTGATGAAGTTAATCCTCAAAAAATAAAAAACACATTCTACAGTGTTGGTGCAGTTATCAGCGGTTTCTTTTCACTGGCCTTTTTTATGCGCTGGGATACATACTTCCGCTTCCACTGGAATGAAACAGTAGGACAGCTTGACCCGATTTTTGGCCATGACATTGGCTTTTACTTGTTTCGCCTTCCCTTTATTGAGCTTATCCAGACCAGCCTTACCTCCCTGGTATTTTTTGTGACAATTGCCACTATTATTCTATACGTATATGCAGGTGCGCTATCGATAAGTTCTGGCAAAACCATAACAGCACCTGCAAACATTAAAAAGCATATTAGCATCAATTTGGGTGTTTGGCTGCTGTTGCTCAGCTGGGGATACTACCTGGAGCGGTACAACCTGCTCTACAACAGCAATGGAGCCGTCTATGGAGCCGGATACATCGATATTAATGTACGGATGCCGGTGTTGTGGATTCTATCTGCTCTATGCTTCATTTTAGCAGTTTTTGCTTTTTACCAACTCTACAAAAACCGTATCAAATGGCTACTTGTTGGTGGTATTACCACCATAATCATTGGTGTAGTCGGAAGTGGTTTACTTCCCGGGATGATACAGCAATTTGTAGTAGAACCCAGTGAGCTTCAGCTTGAGAAGCCATATATCAAACACAGTATCTCTCAAACCCGCAAGGCTTATAAGCTGGACGAAATGAAAACACAATCATATAGCGGGCAACCGGCCAAGAAGATGAGCTGGCCAACCATCCAAAAAAATGAACAAATTATTGAGAATATCCGGCTCTGGGATCCACGGCTGCTTATACAAACCTATCGACAACTGCAGGAAATTCGACTTTATTACCAGTTCTTTAATGTTGATGTAGATCGTTATCAAACCGATGAGGGGTATATGCAAATGATGGTAGCAGCTCGTGAGCTCTCGGAAGAGCTACCGGAACAAGCCAATACATGGGTTAACCGGCGACTGCAATATACTCACGGCTACGGACTGGTTATGAGTCCCGTAGCACAGGAAGGCTCACAAGGTGGTGACCCTCGGCTTACCATCAAAGATATTCCCCCGGTAAGCGATATGGGACTCAATGTTGATAAACCTGCTATCTATTTTGGTGAACACAATGCTGATTATAAAATTGTAAACACCAATGTGCGTGAGCTTGACTATCCACAGGGAGATAAAAATGTGTATGCCAATTACCAAGGAAGCAGCGGCGTAAATATCGGCAGCTTTTTCTCCAAACTGCTTTTTGCCTGGCATTTTGGAGACATGAATATCCTATTTACTGATTATATCAATGATAACAGTAAGGTAATCTTCTGGAAACGTATTCAGGATCGTGTAAAACGTATTGCGCCCTTCCTGCGGCTCGAGGATAACCCCTACATTGTGCTCGATAACGGCAAATTATACTGGATGCAGGATGCTTATACCACTTCTGCGGATTATCCATATTCCGAACCTTACAACAACGATTATAACTATATCCGCAACTCTGTAAAAGTTGTGGTAGATGCCTATAACGGCTCGGTTGACTTTTATGTATCCAATGAGGAAGATCCTGTACTAAATGTCTATCGCGATATTTTCCCGGAGATGTTTAAACCGATGTCCGAAATGCCCGGCACACTCAAGCAGCATGTACGCTATCCTATTCATTATTTTAAAGCACAAATCGAAAAGTATAATGAATATCATATGACCGAACCGCAGGTATTTTACAATAACGAAGATCTGTGGACGCGTCCCAATGAAAAGTACGGCGGCAGCTCCATCAAGATGGAACCCTACTATGTACTTACCAAATTGCCTGGCCAACAGGAGCTTCAGTACCTTCTTATCAGTCCCCTTACTCCAAATAACCGGGACAATATGATTGGCTGGATGGCAGCAAATTCTGATGATCCGAATTATGGAGAAGTATCGGTATATCAACTACCTAAAGAACGTCTTATACTGGGTCCGGCCCAAATTGAAGCACGGATCGACCAAGATACCGAAATCTCTCGTCAGCTAGCACTTTGGGATCAGCGTGGATCGCGTGTAATACGCGGCAACCTGATGGTCATTCCTATCGAAAATTCATTCATCTATGTAGAGCCGGTCTTTCTTATTGCCGAAGGTGTAGATATACCCCAACTACAGCGGGTCATCGCCACCTCCGGAGATAAGATTGCCATGCAACCTACGCTTTGGGAATCGATTGAGGCCTTGTACGGCAAAAAGCGACAACGTATTGCTGCTGCACCTGTTGACACAGCTGCCAGCCGGCCTGCACAATCTGTATCCTCTGCATCGGCCGAAACAATTTCGAAACTTCAGCAATTGTGGGATGAAGCGCGACAGGCACTACAAAATGGTGACTGGGAAAAGTATGGCAGTACAATGAAAGAGATGGAAGACCTTCTTAGCGAGCAGAACTGA
- a CDS encoding PAS domain S-box protein produces MNKKDISFFDDQPIFILDYNSHDILDANNSAVELYGYSRDELCEMNLSDLGGKTQRYELLGNQENGSSSRDDIWVHESKEGDKLFIQFTSHVFSYQGSPVTLAVAHDVASQIEKKEERRTKYPKIFAYQGSSPLAKITWDSDLTVRNWSEKAEELLGWSKGEVIGKGDFFKKLVYPEELEIARNKIETAAKEHKSSYTSEGKVVTKNGEVLNSKWYNSLIYDGDGNLSSVQSLITDVSRHKESQELFRTLSEKTLVGVFLIQDNHFLHVNPRFADIFGYEQQEIIDDVTPFDLIHPNDRSSLKRNIVEETNGNPLDNEYEIKGITKEGREIDMNLYGSKIKYRGDDAIVGTLIDITKNKEVMRNYRASLETFQDLFDSISDAIYIQDEEGRFLEVNQGAVDMYGYEESFYIGKTPEVLAAPGKVDLVKTQNHIQKALNGTPQSFKWWGKRKDGEIFPKEVVANPGTYFGEDVVITIARDISYRYNAEEELRKNEEMFRQLFQNAPISIALMDKNQEVRKVNTSFQETFGFSTEEIKGKNIDTVIVPEQERKTAEGISEEIFQGEAAFHTGKRVHKDGSLLDVLIYGVPVNVDDNTIAIYGIYVDITDRKEAEEKVKKSLKEKEVLLSEIHHRVKNNLAVITGLLELQAYNTESADASHVLKASQMRVNSIGLIHEKLYQNENLSEISFGEYLEELVDEILASVDDEPVDVSVTIDADPINMTIGQAIPCGLILNETITNAYKHAFIDQEEGNIKVSIHLDGENIVLSVEDDGSGMPENVGLDKGQSLGFQLINTLSTQIDAEVWFDEKRETGSRFMLEFELEKDVDFSSAR; encoded by the coding sequence ATGAACAAGAAGGACATTTCTTTTTTTGACGATCAGCCCATATTTATCTTAGACTATAATTCTCATGACATCCTCGATGCCAACAATTCTGCAGTTGAGCTTTATGGCTATTCCCGGGATGAGCTTTGCGAAATGAATTTAAGTGACCTGGGCGGAAAAACACAACGCTATGAGTTATTAGGTAACCAAGAAAATGGCTCATCGAGCCGTGATGATATATGGGTGCATGAGAGCAAAGAAGGCGATAAATTATTTATACAATTTACCTCTCACGTTTTTAGTTATCAGGGAAGTCCCGTAACACTAGCTGTGGCACATGATGTTGCCTCTCAAATTGAGAAAAAAGAAGAGCGACGAACAAAGTACCCGAAAATATTTGCATATCAGGGCTCCTCACCGCTGGCAAAGATTACGTGGGATTCAGATTTGACTGTTCGCAACTGGTCAGAGAAAGCCGAAGAGCTATTGGGATGGTCAAAAGGCGAAGTGATTGGAAAGGGAGACTTTTTTAAAAAACTGGTTTATCCCGAAGAGTTAGAGATAGCACGTAATAAAATTGAGACTGCGGCAAAAGAACACAAAAGTTCATATACTTCTGAAGGTAAAGTCGTAACCAAGAACGGAGAAGTACTTAATAGTAAATGGTACAATTCTCTCATTTATGATGGAGATGGTAATTTATCCTCCGTGCAGTCACTTATTACGGATGTAAGCAGGCATAAAGAGTCGCAGGAGCTGTTCCGTACATTATCCGAAAAGACGTTGGTGGGAGTCTTTTTAATACAGGACAATCATTTTTTGCATGTGAATCCTCGGTTTGCTGATATCTTTGGATATGAGCAACAGGAAATTATTGATGATGTAACGCCTTTTGATCTTATCCATCCTAATGATCGAAGTTCACTAAAGCGTAATATTGTAGAAGAGACAAATGGCAATCCCCTGGATAATGAGTATGAAATTAAGGGTATTACCAAAGAAGGCCGTGAAATTGATATGAATCTTTACGGTTCCAAAATTAAGTACCGGGGGGATGATGCTATCGTAGGAACCCTTATTGATATTACCAAGAATAAAGAGGTGATGCGCAATTATCGCGCGAGCCTTGAGACTTTCCAAGATTTGTTTGACTCCATAAGCGATGCGATTTATATACAGGATGAGGAGGGTCGCTTCTTGGAAGTAAATCAGGGTGCAGTGGATATGTATGGCTATGAGGAATCATTCTATATCGGTAAAACGCCTGAAGTGTTGGCCGCGCCCGGTAAGGTGGATCTGGTAAAAACGCAAAATCATATTCAGAAGGCGTTAAATGGAACTCCCCAAAGTTTTAAGTGGTGGGGTAAGCGAAAAGACGGTGAAATATTTCCGAAAGAGGTTGTTGCTAATCCCGGTACCTATTTTGGTGAAGATGTTGTTATTACTATCGCCCGTGATATCAGTTATAGGTATAATGCCGAAGAAGAGCTGCGAAAGAATGAAGAAATGTTCCGGCAGTTATTCCAAAATGCGCCTATCTCCATTGCCTTGATGGACAAAAACCAGGAGGTTAGAAAAGTTAATACCTCCTTTCAAGAAACGTTTGGATTTAGTACCGAAGAGATAAAAGGGAAAAACATTGATACAGTTATCGTTCCGGAACAAGAGCGGAAGACTGCGGAAGGTATTTCAGAGGAAATATTTCAGGGAGAAGCGGCCTTCCATACGGGCAAGCGAGTGCACAAAGATGGTAGCCTGCTGGATGTATTGATTTATGGAGTACCAGTAAATGTAGATGATAATACTATTGCTATTTATGGTATTTACGTAGATATCACAGATCGTAAGGAGGCTGAAGAAAAGGTCAAAAAATCCCTCAAAGAAAAGGAAGTCTTGTTATCTGAAATTCACCATCGTGTAAAAAATAATTTAGCTGTGATCACCGGTTTGCTGGAGTTGCAAGCCTATAATACAGAATCAGCTGATGCATCGCACGTGCTAAAAGCTAGCCAGATGAGGGTCAATTCCATTGGCCTGATCCATGAAAAACTTTATCAAAACGAAAACTTATCTGAAATATCTTTTGGGGAATATTTAGAAGAACTTGTTGACGAAATTTTGGCTTCTGTTGATGATGAACCAGTAGATGTTTCTGTTACGATTGATGCTGATCCCATTAATATGACAATCGGTCAAGCTATACCTTGTGGTCTTATTTTAAATGAGACTATTACGAATGCTTACAAACATGCTTTTATAGATCAAGAGGAGGGTAATATTAAGGTTTCTATCCATCTTGACGGAGAGAATATAGTTCTTTCCGTAGAAGATGATGGTAGTGGCATGCCCGAGAATGTGGGACTAGATAAAGGACAGTCTCTTGGATTTCAGCTAATTAATACTTTATCTACCCAAATTGATGCCGAGGTTTGGTTTGATGAAAAGAGAGAAACCGGCTCGCGGTTTATGCTTGAATTTGAGCTTGAGAAAGATGTTGATTTCAGTTCTGCTCGCTAA
- the thrS gene encoding threonine--tRNA ligase, which translates to MPEQITITFPDGSEKEYPKGTTGRAVAESISKGLAREALSITLDDEIMDLSRPIEQDGTITINTWDTEDGKYTFWHSSAHVLAEAVQALYPDAKFGIGPPIEDGFYYDIDFGDQTVGEDDLEEIEDKMIEMARKKSTFERRPVSKEEALKFYKDTGNEYKIDLISELEDGNITFYEQGDFTDLCRGPHIPDTGRIKAVKLTSLAGAYWRGDEENEQLTRIYGISFPKQKLLKQYIKRVEEAKKRDHKKLGKELDIYMIDSMVGKGLPVWLPNGTTLRRTLEAFLREEQKKRGYKEVITPHIGNLDLYRTSGHYPYYRESQYNPIDVDDEGYLLKPMNCPHHHRIYSNKLHSYRDLPLRLAEFGSVYRYEQSGELNGLSRVRGFTQDDAHIYCTHDQLKSEIENCIDLTEFVFGTFEMPVDIRLSFRDDNEEKYGGDTEYWDRAEKEIKEVADEMDLDYTIARGEASFYGPKIDFIIRDAIGRKWQLGTVQVDYVMPERFDLTYIGSDNSEHRPVIIHRAPFGSMERFTSILIEHFAGDFPVWLAPKQVQIIPISDDFNEYAYECASALKKHDVRVEVDTRSEQVGGKIRDAETSKIPYMLIVGEDEQTTDTVSVRRHKEGDIGTFDFSEFISNLTDEIDNKDLPNH; encoded by the coding sequence ATGCCTGAACAAATTACAATAACTTTTCCCGACGGTAGCGAAAAAGAATATCCCAAAGGAACAACGGGGCGAGCGGTGGCTGAGTCTATCTCTAAAGGACTAGCCCGCGAAGCACTGAGCATTACGCTTGATGATGAAATTATGGATTTAAGCCGCCCTATTGAACAGGACGGTACTATCACCATTAATACATGGGATACCGAAGATGGCAAATATACGTTCTGGCATTCCTCCGCACATGTGCTGGCAGAGGCTGTACAAGCACTTTATCCCGATGCAAAGTTTGGCATTGGCCCGCCCATCGAAGACGGTTTTTATTATGACATTGATTTTGGTGACCAGACGGTAGGCGAAGATGATCTCGAAGAGATTGAAGACAAGATGATTGAAATGGCGCGCAAGAAGTCAACATTCGAACGCCGCCCAGTATCAAAAGAAGAAGCCCTAAAATTTTATAAAGACACGGGCAATGAATATAAAATTGATCTGATAAGCGAACTTGAAGACGGCAACATTACTTTTTACGAACAGGGTGATTTTACCGACCTTTGTCGCGGACCGCATATTCCTGATACCGGACGTATTAAAGCGGTAAAACTTACCAGCCTTGCCGGCGCTTACTGGCGGGGAGATGAAGAAAATGAACAGCTTACTCGTATTTACGGCATCTCTTTTCCCAAGCAGAAACTACTAAAACAATATATTAAGCGCGTTGAAGAAGCTAAAAAACGCGACCACAAAAAGCTGGGCAAAGAGCTCGATATTTATATGATCGATTCTATGGTCGGCAAAGGACTACCCGTTTGGTTGCCCAATGGTACTACTCTGCGCCGAACACTGGAAGCTTTTTTGCGAGAGGAACAGAAAAAACGAGGATATAAGGAAGTAATTACCCCTCATATTGGTAACTTGGATCTCTATCGTACATCGGGGCACTATCCTTATTACCGAGAGTCGCAGTATAATCCCATTGACGTTGATGATGAGGGCTACCTGCTAAAACCAATGAATTGCCCGCATCATCATAGGATTTACTCGAACAAACTGCACAGCTATCGCGATCTGCCATTGCGACTGGCAGAGTTTGGTAGTGTATATCGCTACGAACAATCAGGCGAATTGAACGGGCTGTCACGAGTGCGCGGATTTACACAAGACGATGCACATATTTATTGTACGCACGATCAACTCAAAAGCGAAATCGAAAATTGTATCGACCTCACGGAATTTGTGTTTGGTACTTTTGAGATGCCAGTTGATATTCGTCTTTCTTTCCGTGACGACAACGAGGAAAAATATGGTGGCGATACCGAATATTGGGATCGAGCAGAAAAAGAGATTAAAGAAGTAGCTGACGAGATGGATCTTGACTACACCATTGCCCGCGGCGAAGCTAGCTTTTATGGGCCCAAGATCGACTTTATTATTCGTGATGCTATAGGACGAAAATGGCAGCTGGGAACCGTTCAAGTAGATTATGTAATGCCTGAGCGTTTTGATTTAACCTATATAGGATCTGATAACAGTGAACATCGACCGGTCATCATTCACCGTGCACCTTTCGGATCGATGGAGCGATTTACCAGCATATTAATCGAACATTTTGCCGGTGATTTTCCGGTCTGGCTGGCACCTAAACAGGTACAGATTATTCCTATTTCTGATGATTTTAATGAATACGCCTACGAGTGTGCCTCTGCATTGAAAAAGCACGATGTGCGTGTAGAGGTTGATACACGAAGCGAACAAGTGGGCGGAAAAATCCGAGATGCTGAAACGAGTAAAATTCCTTATATGTTAATAGTAGGTGAAGATGAACAAACGACCGATACTGTTTCGGTTCGCCGCCATAAAGAAGGCGATATTGGCACCTTTGATTTTTCTGAATTTATTTCTAATCTCACTGATGAGATTGATAACAAAGATTTACCGAACCACTAG
- the infC gene encoding translation initiation factor IF-3 codes for MARNRRRRRPRGNDDRPNSNEEIRASKVRVIYPEDADKEHEVVPIERALEIAESYGLDLVEVAPNANPPVCKVLDFGKYMYKKKKKEKEAKKKQHTVEVKELRFRPNTDDHDLEFKTRHAREFLEGGDKVKATVQFRGRDMLYTERGEELLQDLAEELDDVSEIETKPNMEGRRMIMMLAPMGKGSS; via the coding sequence ATCGCAAGAAACAGAAGAAGACGACGACCACGGGGCAACGATGATCGGCCCAATTCTAATGAAGAAATACGAGCATCAAAAGTACGGGTTATTTACCCTGAGGATGCCGATAAAGAACACGAAGTTGTACCTATAGAACGTGCCTTAGAAATTGCCGAATCATACGGGCTCGACCTTGTTGAGGTAGCACCCAATGCAAACCCTCCTGTTTGCAAAGTGCTGGATTTCGGCAAGTATATGTACAAAAAGAAAAAGAAAGAAAAAGAAGCCAAGAAGAAGCAGCACACCGTTGAGGTAAAAGAGCTTCGATTTCGTCCTAATACGGATGATCATGACCTTGAGTTTAAAACACGTCATGCCCGTGAATTTTTAGAGGGCGGTGACAAAGTAAAAGCTACGGTTCAATTTAGAGGACGAGATATGCTTTATACCGAACGCGGTGAAGAGCTTCTGCAAGATCTGGCCGAAGAGCTGGATGATGTCAGCGAAATTGAGACAAAACCCAATATGGAAGGCCGCCGTATGATTATGATGCTGGCTCCTATGGGTAAAGGTTCATCATAA
- the rpmI gene encoding 50S ribosomal protein L35, protein MPKMKTHSGAKKRFKKTASGKIKRKKAGKSHILTKKRSKRKRKLGKPTKVDKTKKKDVEQMLPNS, encoded by the coding sequence ATGCCAAAAATGAAAACACACAGTGGGGCTAAAAAGCGCTTCAAAAAAACCGCTTCCGGTAAAATTAAGCGCAAGAAGGCTGGTAAAAGCCATATTCTCACTAAAAAACGAAGTAAAAGAAAGCGTAAACTCGGCAAACCTACGAAAGTAGACAAAACGAAGAAGAAAGATGTCGAGCAAATGCTTCCTAATAGCTAA
- the rplT gene encoding 50S ribosomal protein L20 — MPRSRNKVASRRRRRKILKQAKGYWGKRKNVYRFAKNTVEKGMLYQYRDRKVRKREFRKLWITRINAAARQNDSTYSRLMGALNKKDIEINRKVLADLAVNDPDTFTAIVEEAQQ; from the coding sequence ATGCCACGATCACGAAATAAGGTGGCTTCCCGTCGCCGTCGCCGAAAAATTTTGAAACAGGCGAAAGGTTACTGGGGCAAGCGGAAAAATGTTTATCGTTTTGCGAAAAACACGGTCGAAAAAGGTATGCTTTATCAATACCGCGACCGTAAAGTTCGAAAACGAGAATTCAGAAAACTCTGGATCACACGCATTAATGCTGCTGCCCGTCAGAATGATTCTACTTATTCTCGACTGATGGGAGCCTTAAACAAGAAAGATATTGAGATCAACCGCAAGGTACTTGCTGACCTTGCCGTCAATGATCCGGATACGTTTACCGCTATTGTCGAAGAAGCACAACAATAA
- the pheS gene encoding phenylalanine--tRNA ligase subunit alpha, with protein MIDDIESLEEKIKQYSIDNEDELESFRLEFLSRNGKIQEMFSRISEVPNEQKAQVGKAMNSVKNLAQETFDTAEKKLKQQEASAINATDDVTLPAPPYPSGSFHPLTQTMEEMKNIFYRLGFSIADGPEIEDDFHNFTALNFPPNHPARDEQDTFFVEKNEDDQDLVLRTHTSPVQIRLMQQQEPPIRAIMPGRVYRNEAVSPKSYFLFHQVEALYIDTDVSVAELKETLISFVKLMFGKEVKYRLRPGYFPFTEPSLEMDIWWDNPNNDKDGKWLEILGSGMVDPNVLKAVDIDPEEYTGFAWGMGVERIALLRHQIDDIRIFYQNDVRFLEQFH; from the coding sequence ATGATCGACGATATAGAATCCCTAGAAGAAAAAATTAAACAATATTCCATCGATAATGAGGATGAACTAGAGTCTTTTAGGCTGGAGTTTTTATCCCGGAATGGAAAAATCCAGGAAATGTTTTCACGGATTAGCGAAGTTCCCAACGAGCAAAAGGCTCAGGTTGGCAAAGCCATGAACAGTGTGAAAAACCTGGCGCAGGAAACTTTCGATACTGCTGAAAAAAAACTAAAACAGCAAGAAGCATCTGCTATTAATGCTACCGATGATGTAACGCTGCCTGCCCCGCCCTATCCTTCCGGCTCATTCCATCCCCTTACACAGACAATGGAAGAGATGAAGAATATTTTTTATCGACTGGGATTTTCAATAGCGGATGGTCCGGAAATTGAAGACGACTTCCACAACTTCACAGCATTAAACTTCCCTCCCAATCATCCGGCAAGAGATGAACAAGACACTTTCTTTGTCGAAAAAAATGAGGACGATCAGGACTTGGTACTCCGCACACACACCTCTCCTGTTCAAATTCGGCTAATGCAGCAACAGGAACCGCCGATACGAGCTATTATGCCGGGAAGGGTGTATCGCAATGAGGCCGTATCTCCAAAATCATATTTCCTCTTTCATCAAGTTGAAGCTCTATATATTGATACTGATGTGAGCGTTGCAGAACTTAAGGAAACGCTCATCAGCTTTGTCAAACTCATGTTTGGCAAAGAGGTTAAATATCGTCTGCGGCCGGGCTACTTCCCTTTTACAGAGCCCAGCCTTGAAATGGATATCTGGTGGGATAATCCCAATAATGACAAGGATGGAAAATGGCTCGAAATTCTAGGATCCGGAATGGTCGATCCCAATGTCTTAAAAGCAGTAGATATCGATCCCGAAGAATATACCGGCTTTGCCTGGGGCATGGGCGTTGAACGCATTGCGCTGCTTCGGCATCAGATTGATGATATTCGCATCTTTTACCAAAATGATGTGCGCTTTTTAGAGCAATTTCACTAA